The following proteins come from a genomic window of Nitrospira sp.:
- a CDS encoding Transketolase gives MAGLAASPELLSTLHNKATQLRINSVRATSEAGSGHPSSCASAADIVAALFFSVMRYDTHNPKAPNSDRFILSKGHAAPLLYAAWAEAGLFPPSDLLKLRTLTSDLEGHPTPRLPFVDMATGSLGQGLPVGIGIALNAKYVDRLDYRTYVLMGDGESVEGSVWEAAEIGRQYGLDNLCAIVDVNRLGQSDPTMLQHDMDAYRSRWAGFGWHAIVVDGHDLTAVLKAFDEAASTKGQPTVLLARTYKGKGISFIENKPDWHGKPLKKGEETQKALDELTKQFSPNGAVIQVPKPSAHPTAPGAIRPMPPAPYKIGDSVATREAFGVALEALGSVNPSIVALDADVKNSTYTDKFGKKFSNRFFESFIAEQNMVGAAAGLAACDKIPFVATFACFFSRAYDFIRMAAISGSNMKLVGTHVGVSIGEDGPSQMGLEDIAMMAAQPNVTVLYPSDGNSTYQLIEEAAKHKGMVYIRAGRPKAPVLYGPEERFRIGGSKTLRQSASDVLTIVAAGVTLFEALKAYDQLKSSGIAVRVIDLYSIVPIDRDTLLESGRATQRRILTVEDHYAHGGLGDAVLSAVATEGMRVHKLAVREIPHSGKPEELVDHYGIGVRSIVEASKQIVREQ, from the coding sequence ATGGCCGGTTTAGCTGCTTCCCCTGAATTACTCAGCACCTTACACAACAAAGCCACCCAGCTCCGCATCAACAGTGTACGAGCCACCAGCGAGGCCGGAAGCGGCCATCCATCGAGCTGCGCCTCTGCCGCCGACATTGTCGCCGCATTGTTTTTCTCCGTTATGCGTTATGATACCCATAATCCAAAGGCACCCAACAGTGACCGTTTTATCCTGTCAAAAGGCCATGCGGCTCCGCTGCTTTATGCGGCGTGGGCGGAAGCGGGTCTCTTTCCACCGAGCGACCTCCTAAAATTACGCACCTTGACGTCCGATCTTGAAGGACATCCGACTCCTCGCTTACCCTTTGTCGATATGGCCACCGGTTCACTGGGGCAAGGACTTCCCGTTGGGATCGGCATCGCATTGAATGCAAAGTACGTCGACCGGCTCGATTACCGAACCTACGTATTGATGGGGGATGGAGAATCAGTTGAAGGATCGGTTTGGGAAGCCGCTGAGATCGGTCGCCAATATGGTTTGGATAATTTGTGCGCCATTGTTGATGTGAATCGACTGGGTCAAAGTGACCCTACCATGCTGCAGCACGACATGGATGCGTACCGTTCCCGGTGGGCCGGATTCGGTTGGCACGCAATCGTCGTCGATGGTCATGATCTCACAGCCGTTCTCAAGGCATTCGATGAGGCTGCCAGCACCAAAGGACAACCGACCGTGTTGCTGGCCAGAACGTACAAAGGCAAAGGCATTTCATTCATCGAGAACAAGCCAGACTGGCACGGCAAACCGCTCAAAAAAGGGGAAGAAACCCAGAAGGCCCTCGACGAACTTACGAAACAATTCAGCCCGAACGGTGCCGTGATTCAGGTCCCAAAACCGTCGGCTCACCCCACCGCTCCCGGAGCCATCCGCCCGATGCCGCCCGCGCCCTATAAAATCGGTGATTCCGTCGCGACACGTGAAGCCTTCGGTGTGGCTTTGGAAGCCTTGGGGTCCGTGAACCCCTCGATCGTCGCATTAGACGCCGACGTAAAAAATTCCACGTACACCGACAAATTCGGCAAAAAGTTTTCCAATCGATTCTTTGAGAGTTTCATCGCCGAACAAAATATGGTGGGTGCCGCCGCCGGTCTGGCCGCCTGCGACAAGATTCCGTTTGTAGCGACCTTTGCCTGTTTCTTCAGTCGCGCCTATGACTTCATCCGTATGGCCGCGATCAGTGGTTCAAACATGAAGCTCGTCGGAACCCATGTCGGCGTCAGCATCGGCGAAGATGGGCCGTCACAAATGGGCTTGGAAGACATCGCCATGATGGCGGCACAACCAAACGTGACGGTGCTCTATCCCTCAGACGGCAACTCGACATATCAATTAATCGAGGAAGCTGCGAAGCATAAGGGAATGGTCTATATCCGCGCTGGAAGGCCAAAGGCTCCGGTCCTCTACGGACCAGAGGAACGGTTCCGCATCGGCGGCAGCAAAACCCTCCGGCAGAGCGCCTCGGATGTGCTCACAATCGTGGCCGCCGGGGTGACGTTGTTTGAAGCCTTGAAAGCCTATGATCAGCTGAAGTCATCAGGCATTGCCGTTCGCGTAATCGATCTCTACAGCATCGTCCCCATTGACAGAGATACCTTGCTGGAAAGCGGTCGCGCGACCCAGCGTCGAATCCTCACGGTTGAAGATCATTACGCCCACGGAGGTCTGGGCGATGCCGTTCTCAGCGCTGTTGCAACGGAAGGCATGAGAGTCCATAAACTCGCCGTTCGTGAAATTCCGCATAGTGGCAAGCCTGAAGAACTCGTTGATCATTATGGGATTGGAGTGCGGTCCATCGTTGAAGCAAGCAAACAAATCGTACGTGAACAATAA
- a CDS encoding Uncharacterized UPF0721 integral membrane protein: protein MDTTVLVLITFIAATVNGALGYGFSSITVPVALLFYTNRILNPALVLIELVINGYVLFMNRKSIPNIWRRAVPILIGLVFGIGIGSYILFLVQPAWIKFVTYFFLLPLILLQAAGIRRPIQAEKAIAIPFGIGIGTLYSITTISGPPLALLFNNQGYAKQDFRAALGVIRVAESSLTAIAYGFIGFYSAGSMDIIPYIVPSVIIGIPLGTYLIRLMDPETFRRICMAFDGLVVGFGLSRVLVELNLATAVTTYSILSIVVLVNGYLLFRFFRDRAEPQHNSS, encoded by the coding sequence CTACAGTGAACGGAGCCTTAGGGTACGGCTTTTCCTCGATTACCGTTCCCGTGGCCTTGCTGTTTTACACCAATCGCATTTTGAACCCTGCACTCGTGCTGATTGAACTCGTCATCAATGGATATGTCCTATTCATGAATCGGAAGAGTATCCCGAATATCTGGCGGCGCGCGGTCCCCATTCTGATCGGTCTGGTCTTCGGAATCGGCATTGGCAGCTATATCCTCTTTTTGGTGCAGCCTGCATGGATTAAATTCGTCACATATTTCTTTTTGTTGCCATTGATCCTCCTTCAAGCTGCCGGCATCCGAAGACCTATTCAAGCTGAAAAGGCTATTGCGATCCCGTTTGGAATTGGAATCGGAACACTCTATTCAATCACCACCATTTCCGGTCCCCCCCTTGCCCTTCTCTTCAACAATCAGGGATACGCTAAACAGGATTTCCGCGCTGCCTTGGGAGTCATTCGGGTCGCCGAATCCTCTCTCACGGCAATCGCATATGGCTTCATCGGCTTCTATAGTGCCGGCAGTATGGATATTATTCCCTACATCGTTCCGAGCGTCATCATTGGTATTCCTCTCGGAACCTACCTCATCCGATTGATGGATCCTGAAACATTCAGACGCATTTGTATGGCGTTCGATGGGTTAGTAGTGGGATTCGGCCTGTCGCGGGTGCTTGTAGAACTCAATCTTGCTACAGCGGTAACAACCTACAGTATTTTGTCGATCGTAGTTCTCGTAAACGGCTACCTGTTGTTTCGATTCTTTAGAGATCGAGCAGAGCCTCAACATAACTCCTCATGA